The following coding sequences are from one Rathayibacter sp. VKM Ac-2760 window:
- a CDS encoding SDR family NAD(P)-dependent oxidoreductase — MPLLTIIGAGPGLGLEIARAFGRTGFTVALLSRNQEKLDGLAALLAEEGIRAKGYAADIAAPETLTAALQAVKAELGPIDVLEFSPADVSLAPAAVLEVTAENLQPQIDFYLGGALRAIGDVVPDMITVGSGTILVTTGGGSITPNAAYANIGIAAAGLRNWTLNLHDALKPQGVHVAHVAISALINGGHPDAAAEVIAKSYLDLYTERDRAELHYVAHSA, encoded by the coding sequence ATGCCCCTCCTCACCATCATCGGCGCCGGCCCCGGCCTGGGACTTGAGATCGCCCGCGCCTTCGGCCGCACCGGCTTCACCGTCGCCCTCCTCTCCCGCAACCAGGAGAAGCTGGACGGCCTGGCCGCCCTCCTGGCAGAAGAGGGGATCCGTGCGAAGGGATACGCCGCCGACATCGCCGCGCCCGAGACGCTGACCGCAGCGCTTCAGGCGGTCAAGGCCGAGCTCGGCCCGATCGACGTGCTCGAGTTCTCCCCCGCCGACGTGTCCCTCGCCCCGGCCGCCGTCCTCGAGGTCACGGCCGAGAACCTGCAGCCGCAGATCGACTTCTACCTCGGCGGCGCTCTCCGCGCCATCGGCGACGTCGTCCCGGACATGATCACCGTCGGCAGCGGCACGATCCTCGTCACCACCGGCGGCGGGTCCATCACCCCCAACGCGGCCTACGCGAACATCGGCATCGCCGCCGCAGGCCTGCGGAACTGGACGCTCAACCTCCACGACGCGCTCAAGCCTCAGGGCGTCCACGTCGCCCACGTCGCGATCTCCGCCCTCATCAACGGCGGACATCCCGACGCCGCAGCCGAGGTCATCGCGAAGTCCTACCTCGACCTCTACACGGAACGCGACCGGGCCGAACTGCACTACGTCGCCCACAGCGCCTGA